The Musa acuminata AAA Group cultivar baxijiao chromosome BXJ2-5, Cavendish_Baxijiao_AAA, whole genome shotgun sequence genomic interval AAATCTTAAATGACATTACTACCGGTTAAAGTGATAATCTCAATGATCATgaacattatatacatatatatagatatatatatacatatatatacatatatatatacatatatatatatacatatatatatatacatatatatatatataaatacatacatatatatatatatacatatatatatatatatacatatatatatatatacatatatatacatatatatatatatacatacatatatatacatacatatatatatatatgtatgtatatatatatatacatacatatatatatatatacatatatatgtatatatatatatatatacatatatatacatacatatatatatatatacatatatatacatacatatatatatatatacatatatatatatacatacatatatatacatacatatatatatatacatacatatatatacatacatatatatatatatacatatacatatatatatacatatacatatatatatacacatatatatatatatacacatatatatatataaatacatacatatatatatatatacatatatatatatatatatacatatatatacatatatatatatatacatacatatatatacatacatatatatatatatacatatatatgtatatatatatatacatatatatacatatatatatatatacatatatatatatacatacatatatatacatacatatatatatatacatatacatatatatatacatatatatatatacatatatatatatatacacatatatatatatatacacatatatatatatatacacatatatatatatatatgtgtatatatatatatgtgtgtgtatatatatatatatgtgtgtatatatatatatatgtgtatatatatatatatgtgtgtatatatatatatatatgtgtatatatatatatatgtgtgtatatatatatatatatatgtgtatatatatatatgtgtatatatatatatatgtgtatatatatatatgtgtatatatatatatatatgtgtatatatgtgtatatatatatatatatatgtgtatatatatatatatatatatatatatatatatatatgtgtgtatatatatatatatatatatatatgataaacttAGTTTTAGAAGGATAAATACCGAAATTACTAAATTATAGGAATATAGATGTGCTAAACTTAGGTTTAGAAGGATGGATTAATACCAAAGTTACCAACTTTGCACAATTAGAAATATATATCAAAATTGTGGAGTCGGGCTGTTAGGCTTTTGGATGAGGCCGGGGTAAACATGTTCCCGCCTTGACGCCGCGTTGCAGCGATAGACTGGCCGACCGATGGGAGTCCTCAGCGAAATGGCGAAAACAGCATCGTCCACGAGGAGGAATCAGCGCAAGCTGCGATGGTTGAGTTGCCTGTAGCAAAATTTTTATTCTCATCATTTCTATCTGTGTAAACTTCTCCCTCTAGATCTTTCCTTTGTTTTTTGTTTCTCGGACTCGTCCATGGAGGATGGACTCGCCTTTTGCTAATTTTCTACTCTGAGTTCTTGACCCGCCCTCAATTCCTTTCTGCAGCTCCTAGTTCGATTTGGTCGGCAATCCCTATGGGTCTTTGCAGCGTGTTTTCACCGGATTTGTTTGCGGTGGTGCTACATCGTGTATCTGGTTTACACCATCTTCCAGCAAGCTTGCCATCCGTGGGACTGGTACCTTCCTATCTAATTTACTTTTGCTTAGATGGATTTTTGAATGCCTTTCTTGAGCGAGATGAAGTTTCACATGATGTTTTAACCCTTGGGTGATATGTAGGTTTTTGTGCGATATAATTTAGTATAAATAGATGTGTTTATTCTTTTTCCTCAGAGAAGTCTTTACTGGTTTTTCATGACCCAGTATCACCTATAAGAAGGTGATATTTGGAATAGCACTTTCCTAAAACCAAATTAATCAGATTTAGCCTAACATGATTTTAGAAAAGTATCTGAATTAGACTTTGGGtaaacaaatgtgaattttgcaTTATTCAGATATTAGTAACAAATAATCAAGCATCAACTAAAACTTATCTATCCACATTTCATGGATAGGAAGACCTTATAGCAAGTgccgaaaagaaaagaaacaatgaGAACTAGATTATACGTTGTACTGAGAAAAAATAATTAGATAGCATATTTCCATTAAGTAATATAGGGATATATAACATTTAACAGGGAGATCCAATATTTTGAAATGTATTCCAAACACCAATATGACTGAACTTATATGTGTGTCTATATCCGTAAAATTTTGGAATGTGAAATTTGTCTAGGTAGCCATATCTGATTTCAATCAGACATAGATAGCAACTCAAACCAATATTTTCTTACCCGGATTTAACCCTCGTCATAAGGTATCAAAACCAACAATACTTCCACAAACCCAATTAACATAACAAGCTCTGCTGATGATGACCAGAAATCAGAATATGGAAACTAACACTGACTTGCAATCTGACATTACTAAATTTTGCTCTTGAAATCTCTTAGACAACCTACTTTCTCATAGAGTTATGGAGCATCAATATAACTCTTAAGCATATGTCTTCCGGGGTTTAGTGGTGGCAAGTGCACCATTTTGGTCATCTCGATTTCCTAATGTTCTGGATGCCATAGTGCCTATCCTCTGGATCTTATGCTGCAGTGTTTCATAGAGCTTCACAGTACGGAATGGTGAGATGCACCAGCCAATTGCATCGAGGTACCAGCCACACCTtccactgaacccaactatcatgCCTCCCTCCATTGGCAAGGTGAATGGGATCCCATCCTGGACGCCGAAAGGCCCAAAAGTCCTCTGGTTGCTCTTGAATGTAAGTGATCTGATGACAGGAGAACCACCATATGCCATAGGACAGTAGTGGCCACTTATGGTTGTCAGGTATTCTTCTGGATGCTCCAGTTTAATCTGCATGATGGCATGTTTTGTTAACACACATGGGTTAAGTGACTAAGAGTTCAGCACTTGCAAGCTTAATAATAAACCACAGGATACAAAATCAATATGCCCTTAATCATTATAAAAGACATGACAAGTTGAACATAGTTCCTGCATAACCTAATATCCTGGATCAGATAAGCTAGGTTACTTTTCAGTTCACAATTTTGATGTTTGCTATATGATAACATTGGTGCCACTGAAAGCTTCCATTTTCTGTCAAATATTAGCTTCTACTAGTGTACAAGAAGCTCTTAGCAGTCTAAACATAGCATCGGGGAACTAACTAGTTAATTCAAAAGTTCTTTGGTTGCAGAATCCATTTTCTGTCAAATATTAGCTTCTACTAGTGTACAAGAATCTCTTAGCAGTCTAAACATAGCATCGAGGAACTAACTAGTTATTCACAAGCTTTATGGTTGCAGAAGTAACAAGGTGCATACCTTTGTGGTCGTGCTGCCACCATTTCCTCCATGCTTTTCTGCCAGAAAAGGCTTCCCATTCTTGTCATATTCAACCCGAATTGAGTCAATGCATTGATCATACACAAGAGTGATCTCCCTTACTCCTGTGTTGATCCCATCATCCCAAGTGCTTCCACCATGGCCTCCCCAAGGGCCTACCTTCAGGGTCTTGCTCGATCCGACCACCTTCTTTTGTGCTTGCTGCACCAAAAACCATCCAGCCAAGCACCATTAACTTGCATGCTAAAAATTGGCTGACATTTCAAGGAGATTTACGATAGTGAACAACGACGAATACTCAATAGCCGACGCTTGATCAAAATGGTAGGCACACGTCAAGGAAGAGCTAATAAACTTTCCCATGTCTTTAACTACAAATCCTTACTATTCTATATAGGTAATGGTGACCCTTCCCTTACCATGATGACTCCAAGGATATCAAGCAGCAAATGATCAAACTTCCCCTTTGAGAAGTAGAATGGAGGGAACAATATCGATAATATAATGTGATGGAAGTGGAGACAGAATCCAATGCTTTTGTCCTTTCAACAGCATATATACCTTTATTTCTTTTCGAAAGCATGAGGATAGATGATTGCCTGTAAAGATCCAAACTTATTGACCCTTGCAAGAGAATAGCACTTGTTTGTTGGTGGGTTTGGTCGTAATTCAGAAAAGCTGAATTACGTATCTCATTGGAGATTTTACACTTTTTAGTCCAATGAACTTGAATAGATTCCTGAGTTGATGTTCGTAAATTTAGTTGTTTTAGCAAATTGGCATATATCACAAAACAAATCTTGATgttaactaaaaatattatatttctgtGCTATCTTTGTCTTCAAATTTGTCTCAGCAGAGAGAGTATTTGTGATGAAAATAGTCTTCCATTTTCCAGCTGATTAAGTAGACAAGCTTCAGAACCTAATTTAGATAGATGACAAGTTTTAGAAACATTTGTGTTGAAGACTTTCCACAGGATATGTTGCTGACACTTGAGGAATTGATATATTATTAAGTTGCAGTAACGTAGAAGCTGAAAGGAAACCTCTACTTGATGCTAGATTCTAGAAAAAGCCATTGGGCATCTTCTTATCTTCTTTTCTTGTTGTCATTTTTAGATACATCAAACTTTAGCCAGTTAGACATTCTGGGGGCAGCATCTTCTTCATTTAATTCAAGGCCATAACTTTAGAGAATTTTGTACAGACCACAAATCTTGCTTTCAGATCAGTTCTATTCTGTGAGGATGACAGACGAAGGCACTTCTCTTTTCTAGAGAAACCCAAGTGTTTAACAGAATCAGAATGCTACTAGTACAGTGTGCCATCTAAAACTCTGTTGTCGAACCAGCTTCTGTTAGAAGTACTACTCCATAAAGCGAACTTTCTTCTACCCAGTTTCTTTAAAGTGATGTTAATGCAAATCAGCTAGAACTTCCTTTGGATTAGTCCAAACAATTGTTATAAGCACCTAATTGTATCGGTCAAGTATATTGAAGGAAAACTGTAACATTTTATTATTTATGCAATAAGTAAGGTTGTGACAGGAACCAATAAAGCTATAAAGATTTGTAAGCAACTCCAAATAGGGAATGATGCTAATCTTGTTTCTGTTTTATATATGGTTTGAACAGAAGAGAAAAATGGTTAGATTCTTCAATGAATACAATATTCTTATTCTTAAGGTTTTATTCTTGCAGAAAGCTTTCCTGCATGGTTATTGTTGTATATCATATTGTTTTCTGGTAACAGCAAGGATGGACAGTTCACCAACAGATGAGCAGATGGGCACTTTTGTTGTTTATATACAATTCATAATGGTCTGGCAGGCATTACAACTTACAAGCATCCTGAAAGTTGACACACGCACATCAGGATTTCAGTAAAATTCAGGAGTTGGTAATCAACATCCATTTCTTATTCTGCATATTTGTTATGGCAATAAAACTGTTTTGCTCAATCAATTTTAAGCATAACTTTCCATGACTAATGCAGTGAAATGAAGATGGATTTTCATTGATGAAAATGGTATCTGATAATCATGGATGAATTAGGCCATGGGGAGAAACAATGAAGCTATTGCATGCAGAACTATATTCAATTACAATGGCTATGGCAATTTATGTCCTTTCCTTGTCTTGGTGGATCATCAAGGGAATGAACAAAAATAAGCCATAGCCGGTCATCCATGGCTATTCAAGACGTCCATTGGAACAACACATGATCTGAAGACATCAACCGGTACGCATACTGGTATTTGCTTGATATCAGATAGTGACTTGATCAATCTCTGAGAAGAAACCAACTCACGGTATCATAACTTGAATAATTCTTTTCAGGCTCTTGAATGATCGGTTCAAATTCTTATCATCTCAATCAGGCATCGTGAATGATTAAAATTCATATCTTGGAGATGCTTTTCTGACAAAAACGAAGGCCAACTGGTAAATCTCATCCCACTTACACTGGTATCTGTTTGTTCTTGGTAGTGACTGGATTAAACTCCATGCACACGCAACTCAACAAGATCTTAAATAATTCCTTTATATGCATAATAATCTCCGCAACATCTTAAATAGTCTCAGCCAATTGTTTTCCACTACTTTATATGCACAATATATTCTTTTAACATTTTAATTTAGTTGAGTGGGTAAAATACACGAGGGGTTGTTGAATTATGAGGCATGTCTAAAGTAGGGGTTTGGCAATTTCAAGCAAAGCCAAACAAATCAGTGTAACATCTAAGTACTGTTCAATTGTTTCCCAAAGCACAGATTCACCAGCACTTGAATCAGAAATCTGATGATGGTAGATGAAAGCAGCTAAATATGAAGAAGAGGACACTATAAAAGCATCACTAAAACACTAGTTTTAACTTGGCAATCTTAAGCATAAGAGATCATCACAGATTCCCTGTACACACGATGGATTTTGTTTAGCTTCATAACTGAGTCCTGACTGAAAATTTACTTGCACGCTGTTCAAACAAAAGCTTATATCTCTCTCATTACATTTACACTAAATTCTGCTGGGCATGGTaccttaaaagaaaagaaaaaccacAAAATGCTCCAATCGTATCGAGCATCATGTCCTATGTGTATATTCGGTCACTCACATAACATTTTACTGAATAAATGGGAAAAAGAACAGCTCAATGCACAAGACTCCCACTGACATGGAGCTGGTGAAGATTATGTTACATAACCCTTATAGGAAGAGAGATTATTTCCATGGCTTAAACAATGATCACGTGGGTTGTAGAGGAATTACCTTACTATAGTGCCAAACAGATCCACTGTTGCCAGATTAAAAAAAGACCAGAATCCCAATTAAAAAACATCAACTGAGCTCACAGACATCCGTGAAATAGTTGGAATTCAGTTCTGGATGTATAATGATCATGAATCATGCTGTTGTCTTTCTTTTTGTATCGACCGGAAAATCCTAGCTGCTGACTCTGTAGCAGACCTAGCATTGTGAGGCACAACCTTGATCACACGAGTGCAGCTATCTCGACCACTGGATTGTGATGGGCAAGTATGGTTGTTTGCTGCTAAAGCCGTAGAAAGGAGTGGAGACGTGCTTCTTCCATTTGGTTGTGCCTTCTCAGCAGGACTGCTTGCTGTGCTTCCTTGTAACTCGCTGTTCTTTGACTCTCGAAACTTCCCACGATGGCCAGAAAATGCTTCCTTCGGATGATGGGACATATTGCATGAGCTCCTTGAACACTGCCCAGTTTGCACATTGGGCTGTGACCCAGCTAGATTGTTGACCTGCTCCACTGCAGAGGTTGATATGAGTGGGTTCAAAGCTTGAATGCCATAAGGTGTAGGAAAATAGTGGGGTACGATTGCAGGAGGCCCGGACATAACACCCATATTTGGTGGCCGATGAGATGCTGGAACACCATAAGCTGAGTTTATGAAGTCTCCAGCCACATGGGACATGCCGAGTGGCGTACAGCTTCCATGAGGGGTCATGAAGCCACCAGTTGGTGGACAAGGTCCCATATAGGGCTTGTAAACAAGTCCTTCTGAAGGCGACATAACAGGAACTAACCATTGATTTGTCAAAGGAGGAAAACAACAAGGACTTGATTTGTCATCAGGAGCTACTGGCACCGGTGACAAGTATCCAGAGTTGGGACCAACTTTTGGAACTTGACCTTGTGAACCTCCTTTAGGTCCATCCTCACATGCAGGAAGAGCTGGGATACCAGAAATGTCTTCTGGTGGCTGCTCCACATTCTGTTTTGGCTTCTGATCATCTTTAGGTCTAAATTCCTCTGGCTGAGAAGTTGTGTTACCTTGAGGTAATAGGGTCTTACTGGGTGCTTCTACTGGAGATCGGCTTATGTAGGGATTGCCTTCCAGAAGTAAATGTGGCGATGCAGCCATCAGCTTCTGAACCTGTTTCAGGTAGAATATTGTCGTAAAATCCATCCATAACTCTATCTAATATAATGCTCTATGACCATCATAACTATCTTCAAAACCAACCTTTATCAACCTATGAAGCTCAAACACTTGTATCGCGAAAACCCTCTGCTGActgtaaaaaaatttaagaatatgTGTCAACACAATAAATCAGACAAACTTAAGAATAGAACACCAGAACTGAACTGATAAAagtaaaagggttctatgatcatCAAATATAAGTTTTTTCATTCAACAACCAACCTAGCAATTTATGTATGTTGTATAACACATGACATTTGCAATACAAAGGACTAAAACAATCCAGTATTGATTGAAAGTGATGCAAGGAAAGAGACCAGAGACTTTTCATCTTTCGTGAACTAAAAAAAAAGCCCCCCTCTAAAAGGACTGGCATTCACTTACAACTCGATACAACAATAAAATAATCTCTTTAATGAACACCTTAATGAAATAAAACCAGGCATTAGCAGAAAGAAGACATGCTGTCAACTCAGCTTAGTTGAAGTTGCCCATTCAAGGTCATACATGGCCACTATACTAATCTAATCATAGCCAAAATCTTACCTCAAACATTTATATCCTTGAATAAACTCAATCATAGTTTTAGAAAAGAAGCCTATGCGGCCATACACCATAATCAATTGTTAGACTACATCGCATATACCATATACAGTTGTATATAGATATCCATATTATCAGACTGCACATGGCACTTGTGGCTCCACACAGCATAAAACTGCCAATCCTTTAATGATGTGTATCAATGTGGTCGAATTTTAGTTCCTTATATAAATCTCTTTGACAGTTTGAGCAATTGGCACTTTTACCGAGCTTAATCATATTGCACAGTTTTATGGTATAGGATTTACATGTCTATTTTGAACTAGTTATGTGGTAAAGAAGCAGTAAGTGCTTTTGAACAGATGATCTAATTGGATGTACTACTTTCCCCCAAATTCCGTGACTTTCTTAGGCTAGAATTTCCTCATCATGCTAAGCAGTTTTATAGAGCAAACAATCAACCTGATACACATCAAGCCATGCACTAGTTATGTGGATTTTTGCCAAGCATGTGCATATCATCTTTGGATGCACTAGCTTCCCTGGTTCCATGAATTTCTTAGGCCCCTCAGCATATGACTGAGCAGATCTCTAAAGCTAAGTTTCGACCTGATATAAATGGAGACAGCATTCTAATTACAGTTTGGCAAATTGGCAGTTAAaagttaaaataatataacagtcAGAAGGAAGAGAAGTAGAAGGGGACAGATAAATAAAGTACTTTTTAATTTTACAATTAAATCATCCATGAAATAGAAAATTCTGAACCCAGCATTTTCGggcaaaaaaaatcacaaaaagtCAAAATATGTTCATCATCACCAATAAATCTGGAAAGaacaatgaattccaagcttgataataccaTAATAAAGTGCTTCAAGAAGAATATGGATGCTCTATAGCATTAGGACCATAAGAATGTCCATTTTGAGGAATTCTGAAAGTATGATAGTACAGTACATACTTGATAATGGCTCTTCGGGCTTTCCAAAAGTGCTTTGGACCAATTACTCCAACAATATCATCTGGGGATATCCCCAACCATGATACTGTGTCGACCATGGAGGGCTCCAATGTATCATCTTGTCTTACTGCATCTCCACATTCCAGTGACCCACTGGCCTCTTTTTGGCAGTTCTCAGACAAATTTAAAGTTCTTTGACCTTTTTCAGGTGATGCTTCAGAACATAATTCACTTCTGGCTCTCTGAGCTTCGGCATTATTTAAAAGAACATGGTCATTCAAGGTCTGACATCCATTCAAATTACCATTTTCTTGACACAACTCTGGATTTCCATTCACTGATTTCTCAGTGACATGTAAATTACCTGTGTTATCTCTAACCAAACAATCTTTTGAACTGCTTAATCTCTCAGCAGCTCTATGAGAAgcagaattctctttggtttcctttGGCTCTTCAATTAATGAAGTTTCCTTAGAGTTTTTTCCAAAACGATTTATAATAGAATTTTTTGATTTGGTCTCAATGCTATCTGTTTGTCCTAAGGGCTTCTCATTTGAATTTGGACACTGAACTGAAAAATCGATCGCAGCAGGACTCTTATGTGTTTGCCGGGAGCTAAGGGTAGATAACTTACCTGCATCTGTCATATGTGCATCTTTCTTCAAGGATGCAAGGACTTCTGACTGATCAAAGGTAGGAACTACTATATCATCCACATCATCCAACATTTTCCCTCTAGACTTCTTCACATTAGGGTTGCGTGGCCGTTGTGTACTACATTCAGCAGCAGCCGATCCTGTGCCAAACAAATTTCCAGAGCTTGTTTGCTTTATGGATTTTCTCTCAAATTCCATCCTTGTCGCAATTCTATTCATTCTGTCAGATGTTTGAGAATTAATTACCTCTGCAGAACTAACAGGCACTGGAGGAGTCATATACAGTGGAGAAAACATATTATTACGATGCCCACATCCCTAAAAACAAAAAGGCATGTTAGCACTGATGTACTGATGATGATGACCTCTTTAAAGAATATATTATCATCAAGAAAGCGAAAGCATTAGCAGAAGGAATAGTGGGAAATAGCCAAACAGATTGTAACACTAAACACAATATTTTAGGGCATCCAAAGACTAAGATTGAGATAAAAGAAAATGACTGGAAGATGATGATGTGCACTGCTAAAGCATTTCAAATGGCAAG includes:
- the LOC103984713 gene encoding ELF3-like protein 2; translated protein: MKGAKDDDRVMGPLFPRLHVNDPDKGGPRAPPRNKMALYEQLSVPSQRFNSASSTLPFPPRNSSNLVPSLPSSQGCGHRNNMFSPLYMTPPVPVSSAEVINSQTSDRMNRIATRMEFERKSIKQTSSGNLFGTGSAAAECSTQRPRNPNVKKSRGKMLDDVDDIVVPTFDQSEVLASLKKDAHMTDAGKLSTLSSRQTHKSPAAIDFSVQCPNSNEKPLGQTDSIETKSKNSIINRFGKNSKETSLIEEPKETKENSASHRAAERLSSSKDCLVRDNTGNLHVTEKSVNGNPELCQENGNLNGCQTLNDHVLLNNAEAQRARSELCSEASPEKGQRTLNLSENCQKEASGSLECGDAVRQDDTLEPSMVDTVSWLGISPDDIVGVIGPKHFWKARRAIINQQRVFAIQVFELHRLIKVQKLMAASPHLLLEGNPYISRSPVEAPSKTLLPQGNTTSQPEEFRPKDDQKPKQNVEQPPEDISGIPALPACEDGPKGGSQGQVPKVGPNSGYLSPVPVAPDDKSSPCCFPPLTNQWLVPVMSPSEGLVYKPYMGPCPPTGGFMTPHGSCTPLGMSHVAGDFINSAYGVPASHRPPNMGVMSGPPAIVPHYFPTPYGIQALNPLISTSAVEQVNNLAGSQPNVQTGQCSRSSCNMSHHPKEAFSGHRGKFRESKNSELQGSTASSPAEKAQPNGRSTSPLLSTALAANNHTCPSQSSGRDSCTRVIKVVPHNARSATESAARIFRSIQKERQQHDS
- the LOC103984714 gene encoding jacalin-related lectin 19 gives rise to the protein MQAQKKVVGSSKTLKVGPWGGHGGSTWDDGINTGVREITLVYDQCIDSIRVEYDKNGKPFLAEKHGGNGGSTTTKIKLEHPEEYLTTISGHYCPMAYGGSPVIRSLTFKSNQRTFGPFGVQDGIPFTLPMEGGMIVGFSGRCGWYLDAIGWCISPFRTVKLYETLQHKIQRIGTMASRTLGNRDDQNGALATTKPRKTYA